A stretch of the Tardiphaga sp. 709 genome encodes the following:
- a CDS encoding sugar ABC transporter substrate-binding protein, protein MRTTRSIRCVLAAVICGTLFNSAARADGEVIAAFTKNQVDPHFEGVRAGVAQMAEKMRATVKYYTPTKPNNITEGMSQLEDVGVTKPNLMLFMPIDAKAQLPTIKRLIESGLPIINYNDRGGDAPYLSFVGQDDYKLGYDIAKTLFDHLGGKGNVVMLEGVKGSTTGDERKRGFDAAAKDYPNIKILASQPANFQRLLGMQTMENLIQQFSTIDGVIAAADASALGAIEALNAAGRKNVAVVSINGVPEAVEAVKTGNLLAIAEFDGFKIGCVATAVGLNAIRGQSAPKQVTIPGAIITKANYAPWLVPYKDRTCPSPDAYITK, encoded by the coding sequence ATGCGAACCACCAGATCTATCCGATGCGTTCTTGCCGCCGTCATTTGCGGCACCCTGTTCAATTCGGCAGCGCGCGCCGATGGCGAAGTGATTGCAGCCTTCACGAAGAACCAGGTGGACCCGCATTTCGAGGGTGTGCGCGCTGGCGTCGCGCAGATGGCCGAGAAGATGCGCGCGACGGTCAAATATTACACGCCGACCAAGCCGAACAACATCACCGAAGGCATGTCGCAGCTCGAAGATGTCGGCGTGACCAAGCCCAATCTGATGCTGTTCATGCCAATCGACGCCAAGGCGCAATTGCCAACGATCAAGCGCCTGATCGAGTCCGGCCTGCCGATTATCAACTACAACGACCGCGGCGGCGACGCGCCTTATCTCTCCTTTGTTGGCCAGGACGATTACAAGCTCGGCTACGACATCGCCAAAACCCTGTTCGACCACCTCGGCGGCAAGGGCAATGTGGTGATGCTCGAAGGCGTCAAGGGCTCGACCACGGGCGACGAGCGTAAGCGCGGCTTCGACGCCGCGGCCAAGGACTATCCGAACATCAAGATACTGGCCTCACAGCCCGCCAACTTCCAGCGCCTGCTCGGCATGCAGACGATGGAGAACCTGATCCAGCAGTTCAGCACCATCGACGGCGTGATCGCCGCTGCCGACGCGTCCGCGCTCGGCGCCATCGAGGCGCTCAATGCCGCCGGCCGCAAGAACGTTGCCGTGGTGTCGATCAACGGCGTACCGGAGGCCGTCGAGGCGGTGAAGACGGGCAACCTGCTGGCGATCGCCGAATTCGACGGCTTCAAGATCGGCTGCGTCGCCACCGCGGTGGGCCTCAACGCCATTCGCGGCCAGAGCGCGCCGAAGCAGGTCACGATTCCGGGCGCAATCATTACCAAGGCGAACTACGCGCCGTGGCTCGTCCCCTACAAGGATCGCACCTGCCCCTCGCCCGACGCCTACATCACGAAGTAA
- a CDS encoding Bug family tripartite tricarboxylate transporter substrate binding protein, with protein MDRRHFMIGSGLAATAALMGSGAIAQTYPNQLVRIIVPFSGGSITDILARSVAEKLTAKWKQQVIVENRPGIAGVSSVAKGATDGSQIMLTSNGHSVVGVVNKNLNFDPIKDFAAISRVGSTPSILIVPPDAPFKTLAELITAAKAKPDSLSYSSAGVGSATGIAAELFRHLTQTKMVLIPHRGLPESQISIMRGDTSVAFTYFGVGGDLIQSGKLRALAVTGKSRMAQLPDVPTFAEAGLPEFSYDSWFGLLAAAAVPKSIVDQIARDAAEALSDPALIKQFTGQGVDLASSTPEAFEAELRSDAERYGKLVAMSTDGAVK; from the coding sequence ATGGATCGCCGACACTTCATGATCGGCTCCGGCCTCGCCGCGACTGCGGCGCTGATGGGCAGCGGAGCCATTGCACAGACTTATCCGAACCAGCTCGTTCGTATTATCGTGCCGTTTTCCGGCGGCAGCATTACGGACATCCTTGCCCGTTCGGTGGCCGAGAAGCTGACCGCGAAATGGAAGCAGCAGGTCATCGTCGAGAACAGGCCCGGCATCGCTGGCGTCAGCAGCGTCGCCAAGGGAGCGACCGATGGCTCGCAGATCATGCTGACCTCAAACGGCCACAGCGTGGTCGGCGTGGTCAACAAGAACCTCAACTTCGATCCGATCAAGGATTTCGCTGCGATCAGTCGTGTCGGATCGACGCCGTCCATCCTGATCGTCCCGCCGGATGCACCGTTCAAGACGCTGGCCGAACTGATCACCGCGGCGAAGGCCAAGCCGGATTCGCTGAGCTACAGCTCGGCGGGCGTCGGCAGTGCCACTGGCATCGCGGCCGAACTGTTCAGGCATCTCACGCAGACCAAGATGGTACTGATCCCGCATCGCGGACTGCCGGAATCCCAGATCAGCATCATGCGCGGCGATACCTCGGTTGCCTTCACCTATTTCGGTGTCGGCGGTGATCTCATCCAGTCCGGCAAGCTGCGCGCACTGGCGGTCACCGGCAAGAGCCGCATGGCGCAACTGCCTGATGTGCCGACTTTCGCCGAGGCGGGGCTCCCCGAATTCAGCTATGATAGCTGGTTCGGCCTGCTCGCCGCCGCGGCAGTGCCCAAGTCGATCGTCGACCAGATCGCACGCGACGCCGCCGAGGCGCTCAGCGATCCGGCCCTGATCAAGCAATTCACCGGACAGGGCGTCGATCTTGCGAGCTCGACACCGGAAGCGTTCGAGGCCGAGTTGCGCAGCGATGCGGAGCGTTATGGCAAGCTCGTCGCGATGTCGACGGACGGGGCGGTCAAGTAA
- a CDS encoding cupin domain-containing protein, producing the protein MHVVRLNDAPRYEAPGHNDMRMFRLQGRDAGPADVMWLGMSQILPGGSITPSASPEEKFYVVLEGEVTFETPDGIVTLGIWDSCRIAPNETRALRNETKRPAVVLLAMPLPNTARG; encoded by the coding sequence ATGCATGTTGTCCGCCTGAACGATGCCCCACGCTACGAAGCCCCTGGCCACAATGACATGCGGATGTTCCGCCTGCAGGGCCGCGACGCCGGGCCCGCTGATGTGATGTGGCTCGGCATGAGCCAGATCCTGCCGGGCGGCAGCATTACGCCCTCGGCTTCGCCGGAAGAGAAGTTCTATGTCGTCCTCGAAGGCGAGGTGACCTTCGAGACGCCGGATGGCATCGTCACCCTCGGCATCTGGGATTCCTGCCGCATCGCGCCCAACGAGACGCGCGCGCTGCGCAACGAGACGAAACGACCGGCGGTGGTGTTGCTTGCAATGCCACTGCCCAACACCGCCAGAGGCTGA
- a CDS encoding zinc-binding alcohol dehydrogenase family protein, whose amino-acid sequence MTAAAKTSSSVTATCLRVAAKADRIENVALGIEQCTLACARPGDALVEIKAAAINPSDAKATLGLMPHAVFPRTPGRDFAGVVIDGPADLIGKEVFGSSGQLGIGRDGTHATHLVVEASALVEKPANISLAEAAGIGVPFVTAQEGFRRSGMPKPGETVLILGLNGKVGQAATQIASWQGARVIGVVRKDELYAGHAHGEVTVVDSSRNDVAATVRELTGGKGADIVYNTVGEPYYEAGTKSLAHLGRQIFIASTKATVPFDIFAFYRGKHTFFGVDSLSLSSPEAGEILHELVPGFASGALKPFPIKPDAIYPLERAAEAYVAVLGSSRDRLVFQPNG is encoded by the coding sequence ATGACTGCAGCCGCCAAGACTTCCTCCAGCGTCACCGCAACATGCCTGCGGGTCGCCGCCAAGGCTGATCGCATCGAGAATGTGGCGCTCGGCATCGAGCAATGCACACTCGCCTGCGCCAGGCCAGGCGATGCGCTGGTTGAGATAAAGGCCGCCGCGATCAATCCGTCGGACGCCAAGGCGACGCTCGGTCTGATGCCGCATGCCGTATTTCCGCGTACGCCTGGTCGGGACTTCGCCGGCGTCGTGATCGACGGACCGGCCGACCTGATCGGCAAGGAAGTGTTCGGCTCGTCCGGCCAACTCGGGATCGGTCGCGATGGCACCCATGCGACGCATCTGGTGGTCGAAGCGTCTGCGCTGGTCGAGAAGCCGGCAAACATCAGCCTCGCGGAGGCGGCTGGCATCGGCGTGCCCTTTGTCACCGCGCAGGAAGGCTTTCGTCGCAGCGGCATGCCGAAACCCGGCGAGACGGTGTTGATCCTCGGTCTGAACGGCAAGGTCGGTCAGGCGGCGACGCAGATTGCGTCATGGCAGGGCGCTCGCGTGATCGGCGTCGTCCGCAAGGACGAGCTATATGCCGGCCATGCCCATGGCGAGGTGACCGTCGTCGATTCCAGCCGCAATGACGTCGCGGCGACCGTGCGCGAACTCACCGGCGGCAAGGGCGCGGACATCGTCTATAACACTGTCGGCGAACCCTATTACGAGGCCGGCACGAAATCGCTCGCGCATCTCGGTCGCCAGATCTTCATTGCCTCCACCAAGGCCACCGTGCCGTTCGATATCTTCGCCTTCTATCGCGGCAAGCACACCTTCTTCGGTGTCGACTCGCTGTCGCTGTCATCGCCGGAAGCCGGCGAGATCCTGCACGAATTGGTGCCGGGTTTCGCCAGCGGGGCATTGAAACCGTTTCCGATCAAGCCGGACGCGATCTACCCGCTGGAGCGCGCTGCAGAGGCTTATGTCGCCGTGCTCGGCTCCTCGCGCGATCGTCTTGTTTTTCAGCCGAATGGGTGA